GGGATCTCGACACGGGGCCGCGACACGGGAGACAGTCAAATCTTCATCAACCTCGTGGACAACTTTCGGCTCGATCACAACTACACTGTTTTCGCCAGAGTCGTGGAGGGCATGGACAACGTCGACCGAATTCTCGAGGGCGACATCATGGAGCGTGTGGCGATCCGGCGTGCCGACGATGAGCATTAAAGAGTACTCAATGCCGTGGCGGGACCCGTGATCGACCGGCCGCCACGGCTCGGGCTGCTTACGGCGCGGCGGGCGCGCCGGGCTCGCTCCGCTCGCGCAGGGTGGGTTGAGTTTTTCATCACCCTGCCCAAAAGCATTTCGAGACCGACGTGAACTGGGTAGATGACGACAATGTAGCGCTCCTCACGGATCTCTACGAGCTGACGATGCTCCAGGCCTACTGGCGGGAGGGCATGGAAGACGAAGCGGTGTTCAGCCTCTTCACCCGGGATCTTCCCCCGGAGCGCAACTATCTCGTCGCTTGCGGCCTGGACGATGCGTTGCAGTATCTCGAAAATTTCCGCTTCTCCGAGTCTTGCTGCTCCGAGCTCTCCCGGCTAGAGGGTTTTTCTCGCGAGTTCATCGATTGGCTGGGGCAGCTCCGCTTCACCGGAAGCGTCTACGCCGTCCCCGAGGGAACTCCCATGTTCGATAACGAGCCTCTCCTCGAGGTCGTCGCGCCTCTCCCCGAAGCGCAGATTGTCGAGAGTTTCCTTCTGAACCTGGTGCATTTCCAAACCATCGTCGCATCCAAAGCGAGTCGCGTGGTGA
This sequence is a window from Vicinamibacteria bacterium. Protein-coding genes within it:
- a CDS encoding nicotinate phosphoribosyltransferase → MNWVDDDNVALLTDLYELTMLQAYWREGMEDEAVFSLFTRDLPPERNYLVACGLDDALQYLENFRFSESCCSELSRLEGFSREFIDWLGQLRFTGSVYAVPEGTPMFDNEPLLEVVAPLPEAQIVESFLLNLVHFQTIVASKASRVVTAAGNRRIVDFGMRRMHGADAALKASRALYIAGISATSNVLAGLVYGIPVAGTMAHSYIQ